The Streptomyces sp. DH-12 genome has a window encoding:
- a CDS encoding DNA primase encodes MNRTGMGLAIGAGYLLGRTKKLKMALAVGGLVAGKKLNLSPRAVADLVSQQLRDNPQFKELGDQLRGDLRGVGKAASGALVERQISSLADRLHGRTADVRGRLAGNGSGDRDEEDEDTGGSRDRDAEDAEDTDGAEDTDGGDDEPDTGRRARKATGKAPARKAAPAKKAAPAKKTAAKKTAAKKTAAKKSASASRGGTRSRGSKGGGE; translated from the coding sequence ATGAATCGAACGGGAATGGGCCTCGCCATCGGGGCCGGATATCTGCTCGGGCGGACCAAGAAGCTGAAAATGGCGCTGGCCGTCGGCGGTCTGGTGGCGGGCAAGAAGCTCAACCTCAGCCCGCGCGCGGTCGCCGACCTGGTGTCGCAGCAGCTCCGCGACAACCCGCAGTTCAAGGAGCTGGGCGACCAGCTCCGCGGTGACCTGCGCGGCGTCGGCAAGGCGGCCTCCGGCGCGCTGGTCGAACGGCAGATCAGCTCGCTCGCCGACCGGCTGCACGGCCGCACCGCCGACGTGCGCGGCCGACTGGCCGGGAACGGCTCCGGGGACCGGGACGAGGAGGACGAGGACACCGGCGGCTCGCGGGACCGCGACGCCGAGGACGCCGAGGACACGGACGGCGCCGAGGACACCGACGGCGGGGACGACGAGCCGGACACCGGACGGAGGGCGCGCAAGGCGACCGGCAAGGCTCCGGCCCGCAAGGCCGCCCCGGCGAAGAAGGCGGCGCCGGCGAAGAAGACCGCCGCGAAGAAGACGGCCGCGAAGAAGACGGCCGCGAAGAAGAGCGCGTCCGCCTCCCGCGGCGGCACCCGTTCCCGCGGTTCGAAGGGAGGCGGTGAGTGA